A section of the Corynebacterium tuberculostearicum genome encodes:
- a CDS encoding PAC2 family protein, with translation MHEEDRRMYELEYPAPVIRDDSGDGQGPTMIVAMHGYADAGQAIEASADHLKAALEGRQLASFNSDELIDYRSRRPAITIDKDRALEIESMDLGIKVLRDNSGKTFLLLSGPEPDMRWEAFTTAVVKLVEKFNIEDTIMLYAAPMPVPHTRPTVVTAHGTSSRLTEHMLSMDSTMMVPGSAALYLEKALADKHRTVAGYTVHVPHYLAASPYPQATYQLLDSVARAARLNIPLGSIEADISRVESQLEEQVGGSDEIEGVVQQLEQQYDAYMERYRKEHPQAIMPGEEPMPTGEEISEEFQAFLASLDEEESQQIINTEIDDREDSAEEEGPQSDDGKDGPDSTSGEGDLGDDI, from the coding sequence ATGCACGAAGAAGATCGCCGCATGTATGAGCTGGAATATCCGGCTCCGGTGATTAGGGATGATTCCGGTGACGGACAAGGCCCCACCATGATTGTTGCCATGCACGGATATGCTGACGCTGGCCAGGCCATTGAGGCAAGTGCTGACCACCTGAAGGCCGCTTTGGAAGGCCGTCAGCTGGCATCGTTTAACTCTGATGAGCTGATTGATTACCGCTCGCGCCGCCCAGCCATCACGATTGATAAGGATCGGGCGCTGGAAATCGAGTCCATGGATCTTGGTATTAAGGTCCTGCGCGATAATTCCGGCAAGACCTTCCTACTGCTGTCTGGCCCTGAACCAGACATGCGCTGGGAGGCGTTCACTACGGCCGTGGTGAAGCTGGTGGAAAAGTTCAATATTGAAGACACCATCATGCTCTATGCCGCGCCGATGCCGGTGCCGCATACCCGCCCCACGGTGGTCACGGCCCATGGCACCTCCTCCCGCTTGACCGAGCACATGCTCTCGATGGATTCCACCATGATGGTGCCAGGCTCCGCCGCGCTGTACTTGGAAAAGGCTCTGGCGGATAAGCACCGCACGGTGGCTGGATATACCGTCCACGTGCCGCATTATTTGGCCGCTTCGCCTTATCCGCAGGCCACGTACCAGTTGTTGGATTCGGTGGCTCGGGCGGCGCGCCTCAATATTCCTTTGGGCAGCATTGAGGCCGATATTTCTCGCGTGGAAAGCCAGCTGGAGGAGCAAGTTGGTGGCTCGGATGAGATTGAAGGCGTAGTCCAACAACTCGAGCAGCAGTATGACGCTTATATGGAGCGCTACCGCAAGGAGCATCCGCAGGCAATCATGCCTGGCGAGGAGCCCATGCCTACCGGTGAGGAAATCAGCGAGGAATTCCAGGCATTCTTGGCTTCCTTGGATGAAGAAGAAAGCCAGCAGATCATCAATACCGAGATCGATGACCGCGAAGATTCCGCCGAGGAGGAAGGCCCGCAGTCCGATGATGGGAAGGATGGCCCTGATTCTACTTCGGGCGAGGGCGACTTAGGTGACGATATCTAA
- the hrpA gene encoding ATP-dependent RNA helicase HrpA — protein MTKNESPSRDELFAALENVTLAEARSFRRRLKKARAPKALQEIGAEIHAAAERVALTDAAVPAITYPDALPVTARKDDIAEAIRDNQVVIIAGETGSGKTTQIPKICLELGRGRRGFIGHTQPRRIAARTVAERIAAELDQKIGESVGYAIRFDDRVSETTAVKLMTDGILLAEMQRDRFLNKYDTIIIDEAHERSLNIDFLLGYLKRLLPKRPDLKVIITSATIDPESFAAHFADADGNPAPIIEVSGRTYPVEIRYRPLEFEAGGKVVDQDPLDGLTEAIEELMREGDGDILCFFPGERDIRDAMEAIEGKKWKNVEVTPLFGRLSNQEQHRVFSEHRGRRIVLATNIAETSLTVPGIRYVVDTGTARISRYSTRTKVQRLPIEPISQASANQRSGRCGRVADGIAIRLYSEQDFESRPEFTDPEILRTNLASVILQMVSLKLGDIEQFPFIQPPEHKAIRDGLTLLHELGALHDKQDKPSLTTIGRDLARIPLDPRMARMLIEANTNGCLDDVMVIVAAMTIQDVRERPLDFQAQADQAHARFKDKTSDFLSMLKLWDYIKQTRNEQSGNKFRKRMKQEFLQYMRIREWFDLVRQLKDVAKQLGWTYQEGTERRSDDIHMSLLSGLLSNIGARDGNSKEFQGARNTRFLVFPGSALAKKPPEFLMAAELVETSRLWARDVAAIDPAWVEKLGADLLKHNYSEPTWSRKRAAAIAHQKSTLYGVPIVADRTVPYHRVDPTAARDMFIRNALIAGDWNTHHAFFKANAQALDDAAAYEEKARRRGLIVDEDTLFDFYDQRIPAKVTTGRHFDSWWKKERRRTPDLLDFDPAKLIDDSHEVTEESFPDHWRKGSIDYELTYKFEPGDPLDGVTVMVPIPMLAGLDTEGFDWLVPGLRLELVTELIRSLPKALRRTVVPAPEFAERALDRLIPYEGTITQQLADVLRELGGQGINATDFQASKLPAHLRMNYGAIDKRGKLVDSDRDLAALVRRQAGHIKSSVSRVSRTSESTAVSEWTDDTLGTIDDTVKTTVDGHEVTAYPALVATKDGVALKVHPTKAAADAAMVTTTLTLLMREISVNASQMVKGLPLQQRVAVDSYPHGGADGLVNDARIAAIRDLMMEAGGPVRTPSAFQKLKDTVKPQVPGRVRQAVVAIAPGLAEYSNLRAELAHWDGPAIDDMRAQLDFLLPRNAITVHGMSHLRHLPRYIQAMRIRLEDMNLDPDRDADRQAEVDNAKAYLSNRLRSLPAGREKTREVKDVRWTIEELRVSLFAQRLGTAHAVSLRRIQKAVDKLR, from the coding sequence ATGACTAAGAACGAATCCCCTTCTCGCGACGAGCTCTTCGCTGCACTCGAAAATGTCACTTTGGCCGAGGCCCGCTCCTTCCGCCGCCGCCTCAAGAAGGCCCGCGCCCCTAAAGCGCTGCAAGAAATCGGCGCTGAAATCCATGCCGCGGCCGAGCGCGTCGCGCTTACCGACGCCGCCGTTCCCGCCATCACCTACCCCGACGCCCTCCCTGTCACCGCCCGCAAGGACGATATCGCCGAGGCCATTCGGGACAACCAGGTCGTCATCATCGCTGGTGAGACCGGTTCTGGTAAGACAACTCAGATCCCAAAGATCTGCCTCGAGCTGGGCCGCGGCCGGCGGGGGTTCATCGGCCATACCCAGCCGCGCCGTATTGCAGCGCGCACCGTCGCTGAACGCATCGCAGCGGAATTGGACCAGAAAATCGGGGAGTCCGTTGGCTACGCCATCCGCTTTGACGATCGCGTGTCTGAGACCACCGCCGTCAAGCTGATGACCGACGGCATCCTGCTCGCCGAGATGCAGCGCGACCGCTTTCTCAATAAGTACGACACCATCATCATCGATGAGGCCCACGAACGCTCGCTCAATATCGACTTCCTCTTGGGCTACTTGAAGCGCCTATTGCCCAAGCGCCCAGACCTCAAGGTGATCATCACCTCCGCAACCATCGACCCAGAAAGCTTTGCCGCCCACTTTGCCGACGCCGACGGCAACCCCGCCCCCATCATCGAGGTCTCCGGGCGCACCTACCCCGTAGAAATCCGTTACCGGCCACTCGAATTCGAGGCCGGCGGAAAAGTCGTGGACCAAGACCCGCTCGACGGCTTGACCGAGGCCATCGAAGAGCTCATGCGCGAAGGCGACGGCGATATCCTGTGCTTCTTCCCTGGCGAGCGAGATATCCGCGATGCCATGGAAGCCATCGAAGGCAAAAAGTGGAAAAACGTCGAGGTCACTCCCCTCTTTGGCCGCTTATCTAATCAAGAACAGCATCGCGTTTTCAGCGAACACCGTGGCCGCCGCATCGTGCTGGCCACGAATATTGCAGAAACCTCGCTTACTGTGCCCGGCATCCGCTATGTGGTTGATACCGGCACCGCCCGTATCTCGCGATATTCCACGCGCACCAAAGTCCAGCGCCTGCCTATCGAGCCTATCTCGCAGGCCTCCGCCAACCAGCGCTCCGGCCGCTGCGGCCGCGTTGCCGATGGCATCGCCATTCGCCTCTATAGCGAACAGGATTTTGAAAGCCGCCCCGAGTTCACCGACCCGGAAATCCTGCGCACCAACCTCGCGAGTGTCATCCTGCAAATGGTTTCGCTCAAGCTCGGTGATATCGAACAATTCCCCTTCATCCAACCTCCCGAGCACAAGGCCATTCGCGATGGTCTCACCCTCCTCCACGAGCTCGGCGCCCTCCACGACAAGCAGGACAAGCCCTCGCTGACCACCATCGGCCGGGATCTTGCCCGCATCCCACTGGATCCGCGCATGGCTCGCATGCTCATTGAAGCCAATACCAACGGGTGCCTCGATGATGTCATGGTCATCGTTGCCGCCATGACCATCCAAGATGTGCGCGAGCGTCCCCTCGACTTCCAAGCCCAGGCCGACCAAGCCCACGCCCGCTTCAAGGACAAGACCTCGGATTTCTTGTCCATGCTCAAGCTGTGGGATTACATCAAGCAAACCCGCAATGAGCAATCCGGCAATAAGTTCCGCAAGCGCATGAAACAGGAGTTCCTCCAATACATGCGCATCCGGGAGTGGTTTGACTTGGTGCGCCAGCTCAAGGACGTCGCCAAGCAGCTGGGCTGGACCTACCAGGAAGGCACAGAGCGCCGCTCCGATGACATCCACATGTCCCTCCTTTCGGGCCTGCTCTCCAATATCGGCGCCCGCGATGGCAATTCCAAGGAGTTCCAGGGCGCGCGCAACACCCGCTTCCTGGTATTCCCCGGCTCCGCCCTGGCTAAAAAGCCTCCCGAGTTCCTCATGGCTGCCGAGCTGGTAGAAACTTCCCGCCTCTGGGCGCGCGATGTCGCCGCCATCGATCCCGCCTGGGTGGAAAAGCTCGGCGCGGACCTGCTCAAGCACAACTATTCCGAGCCCACCTGGTCTCGCAAGCGCGCCGCCGCCATCGCGCACCAAAAATCCACGCTCTACGGCGTGCCCATCGTGGCCGACCGCACCGTGCCCTACCACCGCGTCGATCCCACCGCTGCCCGCGATATGTTCATCCGCAATGCCCTTATCGCCGGCGACTGGAACACCCACCACGCCTTCTTCAAGGCCAACGCCCAAGCGCTTGACGACGCCGCCGCATACGAAGAAAAGGCCCGCCGCCGCGGCCTCATCGTGGACGAAGACACCCTCTTTGATTTCTATGACCAGCGTATTCCGGCAAAGGTAACCACCGGCCGCCACTTTGACTCGTGGTGGAAAAAGGAGCGCCGCCGCACCCCGGATCTGCTGGATTTCGATCCCGCTAAGCTCATCGATGACTCCCACGAGGTCACCGAGGAATCCTTCCCCGACCACTGGCGCAAGGGCTCTATCGATTACGAACTGACCTACAAGTTCGAGCCCGGCGATCCTCTCGACGGCGTTACCGTAATGGTTCCCATTCCTATGCTCGCCGGCTTGGATACCGAAGGCTTCGATTGGCTCGTTCCGGGTCTGCGCCTCGAGCTCGTCACCGAGCTCATCCGCAGCCTGCCCAAGGCCCTGCGCCGCACCGTCGTACCCGCGCCCGAATTTGCCGAGCGCGCCCTCGACCGCCTCATCCCTTATGAAGGCACCATCACCCAGCAGCTTGCCGACGTCCTCCGCGAACTCGGCGGCCAAGGAATCAATGCCACCGATTTCCAAGCCAGCAAGCTACCCGCCCACCTGCGGATGAACTACGGGGCCATCGATAAGCGCGGCAAACTCGTCGACTCCGACCGCGACCTCGCGGCACTCGTCCGACGTCAGGCCGGCCACATCAAGTCCTCCGTATCCCGCGTCTCACGCACTTCAGAATCCACCGCCGTCAGCGAATGGACCGACGACACCCTCGGCACCATCGATGACACGGTCAAGACCACCGTCGACGGCCACGAAGTCACCGCCTACCCCGCCCTAGTCGCCACAAAGGACGGCGTTGCGCTCAAGGTGCACCCCACCAAGGCTGCCGCAGATGCCGCCATGGTCACGACCACTCTTACACTCCTCATGCGTGAGATATCCGTCAACGCCTCCCAGATGGTCAAGGGCCTGCCGTTGCAACAACGCGTAGCCGTCGATTCCTATCCGCACGGCGGCGCCGACGGCCTTGTCAATGACGCCCGCATCGCTGCAATCCGCGACCTGATGATGGAAGCCGGCGGACCCGTTCGCACCCCCTCGGCGTTCCAGAAGCTTAAAGACACCGTCAAACCCCAGGTCCCAGGACGCGTACGCCAGGCCGTGGTAGCTATTGCCCCAGGACTCGCCGAATACTCCAACCTGCGAGCGGAACTTGCTCATTGGGACGGTCCAGCAATCGATGACATGCGCGCACAACTGGACTTCCTCCTACCCCGAAACGCCATCACTGTCCATGGAATGTCCCATCTGCGTCATCTTCCGCGCTATATCCAAGCCATGCGCATTCGCCTAGAGGATATGAACCTTGATCCGGACCGCGATGCGGACCGCCAAGCCGAGGTAGACAACGCCAAGGCCTACCTATCCAACCGCCTTCGCAGCCTCCCGGCCGGCCGCGAAAAAACCCGCGAGGTCAAGGACGTACGCTGGACGATTGAAGAACTTCGAGTTTCTCTTTTCGCCCAGCGCCTTGGCACAGCCCACGCTGTTTCACTCCGCCGTATCCAAAAGGCGGTGGACAAACTGCGCTAA
- a CDS encoding DUF4192 domain-containing protein yields the protein MDITTPTQPIRTPGDILANIPGILGFFPTESVILISIQPSQRGHSIGPVARLDLHDVPGALHEVMEAFHCGNPEINFCFVLSQREEGELWDILQSLYHFQDRTGMGIDACWLAEELSTDTAYDLIFGHATEGGEGPLQNWMEGTIPAISTSHTMRACVNNGMLPELSRHDLVQRFKDPNPYFGEEEIRAMERCAEEIARQLRAGHGYGTTDPVQVVKHLIADVRYVLSEVESLEETLENEELLCVAAMWMSTTWTRDLVIAELVSAPQEAGDLLLAVARTFQGPIRYNALALYAASQVSHEFGIYAGPALSVVVEEAPHHNLGRLIAQGYRSGMGKRLVSSLCHGCELAREAAGLRVDSPA from the coding sequence ATGGACATCACAACACCAACTCAGCCCATCCGTACGCCCGGCGATATCCTCGCCAATATTCCAGGAATCCTCGGATTCTTTCCCACCGAATCAGTCATCCTCATCTCCATCCAACCCAGCCAACGCGGACACAGCATCGGACCAGTAGCCCGCCTCGATCTGCACGATGTGCCTGGTGCCCTGCACGAAGTGATGGAAGCGTTTCACTGCGGAAATCCCGAAATCAACTTCTGCTTCGTGCTCTCCCAACGCGAGGAGGGAGAGCTTTGGGATATTCTGCAGTCTCTTTACCATTTCCAAGACCGGACAGGTATGGGCATCGATGCCTGCTGGCTGGCCGAAGAACTATCCACCGATACCGCCTATGACCTCATCTTTGGCCACGCCACAGAAGGCGGCGAGGGCCCGCTGCAGAATTGGATGGAAGGAACCATACCCGCCATCTCGACGAGCCACACGATGCGCGCCTGCGTGAATAATGGCATGCTTCCGGAACTTAGCCGTCATGACTTGGTCCAGCGCTTTAAGGACCCGAACCCCTACTTTGGGGAAGAAGAGATTAGGGCCATGGAGCGATGCGCCGAAGAGATTGCCCGCCAATTGCGCGCCGGGCACGGGTACGGCACTACAGATCCAGTGCAGGTGGTCAAACACCTCATTGCCGATGTTCGCTATGTGCTCAGCGAAGTCGAATCGCTGGAGGAAACCCTAGAAAATGAAGAATTGTTGTGTGTGGCAGCTATGTGGATGTCTACCACTTGGACCCGTGACCTGGTCATTGCAGAGCTCGTCTCCGCGCCGCAGGAAGCAGGGGACCTTCTATTGGCGGTTGCGCGAACATTTCAAGGGCCTATTCGCTACAACGCCCTAGCTTTGTACGCTGCTAGCCAGGTATCCCATGAATTCGGAATCTATGCCGGTCCGGCGCTTTCCGTAGTAGTAGAAGAGGCGCCCCATCACAATTTGGGGCGCCTCATAGCGCAGGGGTATCGCAGCGGCATGGGAAAGCGCTTGGTCTCCAGCCTATGCCATGGTTGCGAGCTAGCCCGCGAGGCGGCGGGGCTCCGCGTCGACAGCCCCGCCTAA
- a CDS encoding DEAD/DEAH box helicase — MNLSQLLPDLTEVPESLVDEAIWDTFTSWTTGRGINLYPAQEEASLGILAGDNVILATPTGSGKSMVANAAHFIALARGQRSFYTAPIKALVSEKFFALCDIFGAENVGMMTGDATVNGNAPIIAATAEIVANIALRDGAEANIDQVVMDEFHYYSEPDRGWAWQVPLLELSKAQFLLMSATLGDTQWLEEDLTRRTGRATNLVAGSTRPVPLDFSYVFSAVHETIEELLADKKAPIYVVHFSQREAAERAQALTSLSGIITKDEKEAIAQEIGGFRFTTAFGKDLSKLLRKGIGIHHAGMLPKYRRLVERLAQKGLLKVICGTDTLGVGINVPIRTVLMTGLAKFDGQRQRILKSREFHQIAGRAGRAGYDTEGTVVVEAPEHEIENAKERRRIGDDPKRLKKLKKKSAREGEVSWSEKTFARLTEAEPEQLTSQFRVSNSMLLNVLARHGNGYDHMRHLLRDNHDNRSKQNKDILTALDLFRGLVDSGVVQKSTKGLDIYGRPYHLVRELPRDFALNQPLGPFALAALSLLDPEAETYNLDVISVFEAILDDPRQVLIAQQKQRRGEEIAALKADGVDYTDRMNIVEDITWPKPLEELLEQAYDTFAETNAWVKEFELRPKSVVRDMLENAMTFSDLVATYGLARSEGVILRYLTDAWRTLKQSIPDEYNTPELEDIVVWLGELIRQVDSSLVDEWAQMAGEDSPIDQDTVDRELAFGVEDPTALTANRRAFTIMVRNYMFRLVQLFALEKEDRLAELLDYLDEVPDFGAILDDYFDEYDDIDSGPEARGPEFFRLGDTDSRAWSVRQIIKDPDGDHAYQFVATVDLDASDEAGEVRLSDLRVEY; from the coding sequence GTGAACTTATCTCAGCTGCTGCCAGATTTAACGGAAGTACCCGAGTCCCTCGTAGACGAGGCAATTTGGGATACCTTTACCTCGTGGACTACCGGCCGGGGTATCAATTTGTACCCGGCGCAGGAAGAAGCCTCGCTCGGTATTCTGGCCGGTGATAATGTCATCCTCGCTACCCCTACGGGCTCGGGTAAGTCCATGGTGGCTAATGCTGCACACTTCATCGCCCTAGCTCGTGGCCAGCGCAGTTTCTATACCGCGCCGATTAAGGCCCTTGTGAGCGAGAAGTTCTTTGCCCTCTGCGATATCTTCGGTGCCGAGAATGTGGGCATGATGACTGGCGACGCCACCGTTAATGGCAATGCCCCCATCATCGCCGCCACCGCCGAGATTGTGGCCAATATTGCGCTGCGCGATGGCGCCGAAGCCAATATCGACCAGGTAGTGATGGACGAGTTCCACTACTACTCCGAGCCGGACCGCGGTTGGGCCTGGCAGGTGCCGCTGCTGGAGTTGTCCAAGGCGCAGTTCCTGCTCATGTCTGCCACTTTGGGCGATACTCAGTGGCTAGAAGAGGATCTCACCCGCCGTACCGGCCGCGCCACCAACCTCGTCGCCGGCTCCACGCGGCCCGTGCCGCTGGACTTTTCCTATGTCTTTAGCGCGGTGCACGAGACCATCGAGGAGCTCTTGGCCGATAAGAAGGCTCCCATCTACGTGGTGCACTTCTCGCAGCGTGAAGCGGCCGAGCGCGCCCAGGCGCTCACCTCACTTTCGGGGATCATCACTAAGGATGAAAAGGAAGCCATTGCCCAGGAAATCGGTGGTTTCCGCTTCACCACTGCCTTTGGCAAGGATCTGTCCAAGCTCCTGCGCAAGGGCATCGGCATCCACCACGCGGGTATGCTGCCCAAATATCGCCGTTTGGTAGAGCGCCTGGCGCAAAAGGGCCTGCTTAAAGTCATCTGTGGCACCGATACTTTGGGAGTGGGCATTAACGTGCCCATCCGCACCGTGCTGATGACTGGGCTTGCCAAGTTCGACGGCCAGCGCCAACGCATCCTCAAATCGCGCGAATTCCACCAGATTGCCGGCCGCGCCGGCCGCGCCGGCTATGACACCGAAGGCACAGTGGTGGTCGAGGCCCCCGAGCATGAGATCGAAAATGCCAAGGAACGCCGCCGCATCGGCGACGACCCCAAACGCTTGAAGAAGCTCAAGAAAAAGTCCGCCCGAGAAGGCGAGGTGTCCTGGTCCGAGAAGACTTTCGCGCGCCTTACTGAGGCTGAACCGGAACAGCTTACCTCTCAGTTCCGCGTTTCTAATTCCATGCTGCTCAACGTCTTGGCGCGCCACGGCAATGGCTATGACCACATGCGCCACCTGCTGCGAGACAACCACGATAACCGCAGCAAGCAGAATAAGGACATTCTCACCGCACTCGATCTCTTCCGCGGGCTAGTAGATTCCGGCGTGGTGCAAAAGTCCACCAAGGGATTGGATATCTACGGCCGCCCCTACCATTTGGTGCGAGAGCTTCCGCGTGACTTTGCGCTCAATCAACCGCTGGGTCCATTCGCGCTGGCAGCGCTCTCGCTGCTAGATCCGGAGGCAGAAACCTATAACCTGGACGTCATTTCCGTATTCGAGGCCATCCTAGATGACCCGCGCCAGGTACTCATTGCCCAGCAGAAGCAGCGCCGCGGCGAAGAGATCGCCGCGCTGAAGGCGGACGGGGTGGACTACACCGACCGCATGAATATCGTGGAGGATATCACTTGGCCGAAGCCGCTCGAGGAGCTATTGGAGCAGGCCTACGATACTTTCGCTGAGACCAATGCGTGGGTCAAGGAGTTTGAGCTGCGGCCCAAGTCCGTGGTGCGCGACATGCTCGAGAATGCGATGACCTTCTCAGATCTGGTCGCAACCTACGGCTTGGCCCGCTCCGAGGGCGTGATTTTGCGCTACCTGACCGACGCCTGGCGCACTCTTAAGCAATCCATTCCGGACGAGTACAACACTCCAGAGCTCGAAGATATCGTTGTCTGGCTAGGCGAGCTTATCCGCCAGGTGGATTCCTCGCTTGTCGACGAATGGGCGCAAATGGCCGGCGAAGACTCCCCGATCGACCAAGACACGGTGGACCGCGAGCTGGCCTTTGGCGTGGAGGACCCCACCGCGCTCACGGCCAATCGCCGCGCCTTTACCATCATGGTGCGCAATTACATGTTCCGCTTGGTGCAGCTCTTTGCTTTGGAAAAGGAAGACCGCTTGGCGGAACTGCTTGACTACTTGGACGAGGTGCCGGACTTCGGCGCCATCTTGGATGACTATTTCGATGAATACGACGATATCGATTCCGGCCCCGAGGCCCGCGGCCCCGAGTTTTTCCGCCTCGGCGATACTGACTCGCGTGCATGGTCCGTGCGCCAGATCATCAAGGACCCAGACGGCGACCACGCCTACCAGTTCGTCGCCACGGTAGATCTCGATGCCTCCGATGAGGCCGGCGAAGTCCGGCTGTCGGACCTGCGCGTGGAATACTAG
- a CDS encoding carboxymuconolactone decarboxylase family protein, translated as MSIDNLKSSLPEYAKDQKLNLGTLTRSKDLDEEQLWGCLLASAAATRNDTVLSEIAEEAKEHLSEEAIEAAYGAATVMAMNNVAYRAKGWLGDDYARVKFGLRMNIISKPGVDKANFELWNTAASAINGCEHCLGAHAHELNEAGLSKEQVWEAVKVAAVVQAVAQAVQIEAAR; from the coding sequence ATGTCTATTGATAATCTGAAGTCTTCCCTGCCGGAGTACGCCAAGGACCAGAAGCTCAACTTGGGCACCCTGACCCGTTCCAAGGACCTGGACGAGGAGCAGCTCTGGGGCTGCCTGCTGGCATCGGCTGCCGCAACCCGCAATGACACCGTGCTGTCTGAGATTGCGGAGGAAGCAAAGGAGCACCTGTCTGAGGAAGCTATCGAGGCAGCCTACGGCGCAGCCACCGTTATGGCTATGAACAATGTTGCCTACCGCGCCAAGGGCTGGTTGGGTGATGACTACGCACGGGTTAAGTTCGGCCTGCGCATGAACATTATCTCCAAGCCAGGCGTGGACAAGGCCAACTTCGAGCTGTGGAATACCGCAGCCTCCGCCATCAATGGCTGCGAGCACTGCCTGGGCGCTCACGCTCACGAGCTCAACGAGGCTGGTCTGAGCAAGGAGCAGGTCTGGGAGGCCGTCAAGGTTGCGGCCGTTGTCCAGGCTGTGGCACAGGCTGTCCAGATTGAGGCCGCACGCTAA
- a CDS encoding peroxiredoxin: MPILTVGEKFPEFNLTALTGGDLHDVNANQPEDYFEQVSLDKYEGKWKVVFFYPKDFTFVCPTEIAAFGKLDEEFQDRDTQVLGGSTDNEFAHFNWRATHPDLKEVPFPMFSDVRHDLIRALGVENADGVADRATFIIDPDGVIQFVSVTPDAVGRNVDEVLRVLDALQSEEVCACNWEKNDPTKNINKMDVVQSAL, translated from the coding sequence ATGCCTATTTTGACCGTCGGTGAAAAGTTCCCAGAGTTCAACCTCACCGCCCTGACCGGTGGCGACCTGCACGACGTCAACGCTAACCAGCCGGAGGACTACTTCGAGCAGGTATCCCTGGACAAGTACGAGGGCAAGTGGAAGGTCGTCTTCTTCTACCCGAAGGACTTCACCTTCGTCTGCCCGACCGAGATTGCTGCCTTTGGCAAGCTGGACGAGGAATTCCAGGACCGCGATACCCAGGTGCTGGGCGGCTCCACCGATAATGAGTTTGCTCACTTCAACTGGCGCGCAACCCACCCGGATCTGAAGGAAGTTCCTTTCCCGATGTTCTCTGACGTGCGCCACGACCTTATCCGTGCACTGGGTGTAGAAAACGCTGATGGTGTTGCTGACCGCGCTACCTTCATCATCGACCCGGATGGTGTTATCCAGTTCGTCTCCGTTACCCCGGATGCTGTCGGCCGTAACGTAGACGAGGTTCTGCGCGTGCTCGACGCCCTGCAGTCCGAAGAGGTCTGCGCTTGCAACTGGGAGAAGAACGACCCAACCAAGAACATCAACAAGATGGACGTCGTTCAGTCCGCACTCTAA
- a CDS encoding hydrogen peroxide-inducible genes activator, with product MHNKEYRPTLAQLRTFVTVAENKHFGTAAAKLEISQPSLSQGLVALEQGLGLQLIERSTRKVIVTSAGETLLPYAKATLEAADTFLAHARGANGTLAGPLTIGVIPTIAPYILPDLLSMLAEAYPDLEPRFVEEQTQHLITRLRNGNLDLAIMALPSEATGMVDSPLYTEKFSIVCPPDHPIAGREDVELAKVKDLDLLLLDDGHCLRDQVVDLCRHANINPAEATNSVTRASSLTTIMQLVMGGLGCTLVPESALATECHGKDVAIAHFASDVTAEREVGLVFRSSAARAEEFREFGTLITSAYNKAIERSRQ from the coding sequence ATGCATAATAAAGAGTATCGCCCTACACTTGCTCAGCTGCGCACCTTTGTCACCGTTGCGGAAAACAAGCACTTTGGTACCGCGGCCGCCAAACTCGAAATTTCCCAGCCCTCCCTTTCCCAGGGCCTCGTTGCCCTCGAACAGGGCTTGGGTTTGCAGCTCATCGAGCGCTCTACCCGCAAGGTCATCGTCACCTCGGCCGGTGAGACCCTCCTCCCCTACGCCAAGGCCACTCTTGAAGCCGCCGATACCTTCCTCGCCCACGCTCGCGGGGCCAACGGCACCCTCGCCGGCCCGCTGACCATCGGCGTTATCCCCACCATCGCCCCCTACATCCTTCCCGATCTACTCTCGATGCTGGCTGAGGCCTACCCGGATCTCGAGCCGCGCTTCGTCGAGGAGCAAACCCAGCACCTCATTACCCGCCTGCGCAATGGCAACTTGGATCTTGCCATCATGGCCCTTCCTTCCGAGGCCACCGGCATGGTCGATAGCCCGCTCTACACGGAGAAATTCTCCATTGTCTGCCCGCCCGATCACCCCATCGCCGGCCGCGAGGATGTCGAGCTTGCGAAGGTCAAGGACTTGGATTTGCTGCTGCTTGACGACGGCCACTGCTTGCGCGATCAGGTCGTCGATCTCTGCCGACATGCCAATATCAACCCGGCCGAGGCCACCAATTCCGTCACCCGTGCTTCCTCCCTGACCACCATCATGCAGCTGGTCATGGGCGGACTGGGCTGCACCCTCGTCCCCGAATCTGCACTGGCCACCGAGTGCCATGGCAAGGACGTCGCCATCGCCCACTTTGCCTCCGATGTCACCGCCGAGCGCGAGGTCGGCCTCGTGTTCCGTTCCTCTGCCGCCCGCGCCGAGGAATTCCGCGAATTCGGCACGCTCATTACCTCTGCCTATAACAAGGCGATTGAGCGCTCCCGGCAGTAG